The following nucleotide sequence is from Populus trichocarpa isolate Nisqually-1 chromosome 11, P.trichocarpa_v4.1, whole genome shotgun sequence.
GGTAGAGAGAAAGAATAGAAGCATCCTAACTATGGCAAGAAGGATGCttaaaaccaagaaaatgcCAAAGGAGTTTTGGGATGAAGCTGTAGATTGTGTTGTTTACTTGTCAAATAGGTGTCTTACAAAAGAATTGAATGGCATGACTCCACAAGAGGCATGAAATGGAAGAAAGCAGTGCTACTCACTTGAAGGGTTTTTAGAGCATTGGCTATGTGCATGTAGATGATCAAGTAAGGACCAAGCTAGATGACAACTTTTGGGTGGGCATATTAGTGGAGGAGGATTCGGCATGATCTCATGTGAATTTGGCCTTGCAACAGATATGTGTTAGATGCTAAATTGATTGATATCAAAGCAGAATCCTTAATAGAGCATCAATGGGAGAAGACATTTTGGGCCCTTCAATTCGCTGGTGAAAACAACTTCAGAGTGGTTTTAACATGGAAAATAAACTTGGTTGTGTTAGGGAACCATTttaacctaataatttaagttgttaggtaaggtcccaatatataatttatattatattctaacacacccccttaagtgaaaaccctttgggctagaaacttgcacagacctacaccaccttgtgcttaatttttatcaaataaataggaatgatgagattcgaattcgtgaccgcttggtcatcaaggctctaataccatgttaaagaatcatctcaatccaataacttaagctgttaggtgaggtcttaagatatgatttattttatattctaacAGGGTGAAGTTTCCCCCGTAGTGATAGTCTTCAACATTGAAAGAACCTTGGAACACAATGCAACCAAGCTTAACAATCGGTGGAAATTCATCGGAAGCAAGCTTCCTACTGGAATCATCCTGCCAATATTCGTAGACAAATAAGTTAATTCTACTcaagtaggaaaaaaaatagtagcaGCTTCATTCCCTTCCTTATAGCTTGGTTGGGTTGATACACTAATTCCTCTTATTCAAAAAAGCTTACCTGAGCTTGGTTTAGTTAAACAAGACTGCATTGAAATGAGTTGGATTGAGTCCATCCTCTACATTGCAGGATTTCCGAAAAATACATCATTGGATGTCTAACTTGTAAAAACTCCTTTTTCATCAAcatatttcaaatcaaaattcgATTTCACCAAGTCATCAATGCCTGAAAACTACATAGGAAGGGATGTGGGAAAGGTTCTTAATGGAAGAAGTCAATGTTAGAAGAAGGATGGGTGTGGTAGAAGATCAAAATCAATAATGTAAAGTCAAAAActtaagaacaagaagaagattgagatgaaggtatatttttattaagtgttttgcTCTAAGCTCTCTCAgttattttctctccttttatgCTTCTTTATAATGTTACAAGCCCTTTTATAGGTATTAAGTCCTAGACAatcaagaaatgaaattaatataatgaAATTCTAATCTGAATAGAAATTGTATTCTACTGATTGAACTAGCCATCCATTTCTCAACCAGTCGATTGATTCCTAACTGTTAGTCCAGTTTCtctattatttagaaaaatcagaaattaaatttaaatttcaaccACCAAGATGTTGAGATTGATCTTGACTCTTTACGGAGAAAAAATGGATGAGATTCCAGAATCTGCCACTCCATTTCCACATAGAGCCGGTAACATAATCAAAATTAACTACCTGTCAATTTGGAGGCAAAATGGTGAAGAGGCACCCAAAAGGCATATAGATTGGATTAGAGAGCTTTACAATTATACAACTCCTTATGTTTCACAAAATCCTCGAGAAGCATATATCAACTACATGGATCTTGACATAGGAGTAAATAAGGTTCAAGGTGACACATGTCAACAAGCTAAGATTTGGGGTCCGagatattataattttgaaaagttaGCAACTGTGAAGTCTGCAGTTGATCCTACCAATTTCATTAGAAATGAACAGAGTATCCCACCTTTTTCATCTTGATTTGAAGATTTGATCCAATGGATTGAGCTTAAATTGGCAAcaatttttaccttttttttatggatgacacattaataaaagtttttctaaaaacaattcatcatttatattgaattaataattggTAAAATTTATCTCACGATGTAAACCTGGTGATTAAAGAAGTATGttaaaacttattaaattattctaaatgtACCTGGCCGAGATGGGAGGTGCACTCTCAAAATCATTCAGCTAGGAGATAGGCACCTCTGTTTTGTTAAGATCTACTGGGATGATCTAGAGTAGATTTCTTGTGATTCCTTGTTTGAGAAATTGATATATATGACTTAGAAAGAAACTAATCAGATTTTATGCATTGTAATTGCTTTCGAAGTGTTGACATTAAGACATTTTTGaagatatataaaagaaatttgtaAATTTCCTGTGAGGTGAATTCATATTTTCACTATCTAGGACACTTCGCTATATGTCTAATtagttaaaagattttaatactTTTGAGACATTCACCAACGAGCTAAAACAAACTGGTGATTATAGGACTTCAACCAAGAAGAGAGACGGTGAAGGATCaagctaaaacaaaaatcaaaatttgcagtatttttttggaaaacaaCATTATTCTGGATTTAGTCATACACTCCAGGCTGTACAGAAGAATAAAAGCTTCCAAGCTCTTGTTTAAAAATTTTCAGTAAACAACGTAGATCATTGATATAACATGTCATTCAAGTACCTAGAAAAACATCCACTAAATCCCCACAAAAATAGAATTCTTATCAAAATATTCCAAACAAAATCACAAACATTATGGGCAACTATGCAAAATCAACagcaacaaacaaaaagaattaacaaTGGGCATCTTGTGTTTACATAGGCACCCTCCCTCACGTCCAGTTTACCTTATATCCATCCTTCAACAAAGGTGGAGCAAATAGAACACTACTGATTATAGTCATCAAACCTGGACAAAggtataacaaaaacaaaaaaaagcttgtGTCACTTGGTTATTGAGTCTGCCTgcatcaataaatttttttataaaaataaaatcgttaaatatatttttagtgtcaACCCAACTAGATTTAACCAGGTCGAGTTTAGCtaggtcaatttttttgtttcaaattaaaatcaaactcGAATCAGACGTGTTATCTATGTCAATCTACTCGGCCAGGTTTTAATAACCATGCCACTTTTAAGTATCCtcattcttgaaaaattaatggtCGGCCGGCATATATGGGTTAATCCGAATACtcccttgtatattttttaaacactgGACAAGCAAAACTGAACAACAACTGAGTCTTAAGACAGCTATACACATGGTACGTAGAGAATGACTATTTCAGAAGAACGACAAGCCGATAGTAATGTATTATATTATCGAATTAGCTTATATAAAATTTCTCTATTTGatgcttttttcttaatttactcATATTAGATCATGTTTCAGAGTAATCAAATACTAAtttaatcataagaaaaaagttcagttttaactatttataaataaaaatggagtGAAAAGTAATATCAGTTGGTTGAGTTTGTtaattgtcttttcaattttcaatcatagaaaatataatcaaacattaaaagaCAACTCAGTAATGTACTCATCCCAGCCCTtttggaaataattttaaatttaatatcaaatgtgGATAAAGTTTGTGATCGGTACCGGCCACCCTTTATATCTAAGAGCACTTAAATAAAACGTTAAcctccaattaattaattaattaattaatgctttCCTTCCTTCATTTTTGATTACTTAGTCCTACACGGACAGGTCCTCATTAAAATAACGTATTGCTAATACCGTTTGAAGTTTTCCTTCTAATTAATGGACGCGGATTTGAGCAAGGAAAAGGATGTGATGTAGACTCTTTCAATGGGACGGCCTTACTTGTTAATTAATTCACTAATTTAATTGTTAATCATCTCTTTCACCTCTCTCgcagctatatatataaataggaattGGAGGAACCATATTTCATCAACACAACTAAAAGTTGAAGAAAGATAGATATACTCGATCTGTACACATAGAAATTAGAATTGCTTCATAGTGTTGAGAAACTCTTACATAGGATTTTGGAAATGGCTTCTTCCATTCTTTTCTTTGGATTCCTAGCTCTGTCCTTCATCCATGCCCTAGCATCGGATCCAGGCTCACTTCAAGATTTCTGCGTGGCAGATGAAACCAGTAATGGTACGTACaagttgttaaaaatatataaaactctcTTGCTCTTCAAGCATTTGAGGGGCATGGTAATCGTGCTAATGGCCTGTCTTTGATATTCATATCACAGTTTCATTCAACTTTGAATTAGATTCTGCTTCTTTGATATTGAGATTCATTTGTTTTATGGCAGTGATAGTGAATGGTTTGGCTTGCAAGGATCCCGAAATGGTTCAAGCTGATGACTTCTCCTTCAGTGGACTTCACTTGGCAGGCAACACTTCAAACGCTGTAGGGTCTAGGGTAACCACAGTAAACGTAGCCCAGATACCAGGGCTTAACACACTTGGAATCTCTCTTGTTCGCATCGACTACGCACCATGGGGCATTAACCCTCCACACACACACCCTCGTGGAACTGAAATCTTGACTGTCATTGAAGGTAGTCTTGAGGTTGGGTTCGTGACATCCAACCCTGAAAACCGTCTCATCACAAAAGTTCTACAAAAGGGTGATGTGTTTGTATTTCCTATTGGTCTCGTTCACTTTCAGAGAAGTGTTGGAAATGGCAACGCCGTAGCCATTGCAGCTCTGAGCAGCCAAAATCCAGGTGTCATTACCATTGCAAATGCTGTGTTTGGCTCCACCCCAGAGATCCCAAGTGACATTCTAGTGAAGGCTTTCCAGTTGGATAAGAATGTTGTCAATTACCTTCAATCCAAGTTCTAAACAACGTTGACAAAAATTCATTGAGGCTTTGGGATATAAGATATTGTGCTCTTGTGAGGGCTTTCATTGTTTGTTAATTTGCTTGTAACACTCCATTGTTTAGCTTGAATTTCTGT
It contains:
- the LOC127904030 gene encoding putative germin-like protein 2-1: MASSILFFGFLALSFIHALASDPGSLQDFCVADETSNVIVNGLACKDPEMVQADDFSFSGLHLAGNTSNAVGSRVTTVNVAQIPGLNTLGISLVRIDYAPWGINPPHTHPRGTEILTVIEGSLEVGFVTSNPENRLITKVLQKGDVFVFPIGLVHFQRSVGNGNAVAIAALSSQNPGVITIANAVFGSTPEIPSDILVKAFQLDKNVVNYLQSKF